The Meiothermus ruber DSM 1279 genome includes the window CCCGGATGCGCCGCAAAAAATAGGTGTGTTCGCCGATCCGGCCCGCCAGGGCTTTCAGATGCACACCGATCTCCAGCAGCTCGTGCTTGAGCGCCACAATGGCCTCGAGGCTCGCTGCCACCTCCCGTAGCTGGGGGCCTTCCAACCGGAGGCCCTCGCGGGCGGCGGCCAGGGGAGGGCGCAGGTCGACGATGCCCCCCAGCCGATAGGGATAGGCCAGGGCTTCGGCTACGATCTCCTGTTGCCTCTGGGCTTCCTCGAGGGTGCTTTTGGGCTGCAGGGCTAGCAGGGCTTCCCGGCCAATGAAGGTGGCGGCCCGCTCGGCCAGGGCCTGGCGAACACGGTCAAAGTCCAGCGATGCGGTGACCTCGAGCATACCTAACCCAAAGGGCCAGTATAGCCCAGCCGGCTCGACAGGATAGGATCTATCTCAGGTTTTGGGGTGAGCGGCCCGGGCCTACTCCTGTAGGGGCTGTTCTTTGCGAGCCCGTCCGAGCTTGTGGGCCTCGAGCAGTTGCCGCAAGGCCTTGCCCCGGTGGGAGTATGCAGCCTTTTCCTCGAGGGTCATCTCTGCAAAAGTCTTACCTGCTTCGGGTAGATAAAATAAAGGGTCGTAGCCAAAGCCCCACTCCCCACGGGGGGCCTCGAGGATCTCTCCCTCGGTCTCACCCCGGTAAAGTTCCATGTAACCATCGGGGTAGGCCATCACCAGCACGGCTACAAACCGGGCCTTGCGCTCGGCCCGGGGGACGCCCTTGAGACGCTCGAGCAGGTACACGTTGCGCTCAGTGTCGGTGCTTTTGTTGCCGTAACGGGCCGAGTAGACCCCAGGCTCCCCGCCCAGGGCGGCGACCTCGAGGCCCGAGTCATCGGCCAGGGTGGGCAGTCCGCTATGCTTAGCAGCGAAGGCCGCTTTAAGCACGGCATTGTCCTCAAAGGTAGAGCCCTCCTCAGGCGGCAGCTTGAAGGGGTAATCGAGCAAGGAAAACAGCGTCCAACCCAAAGGCGCGAGCCCTTCCCGAATCTCACGAAACTTGCCTGGGTTGG containing:
- the rdgB gene encoding RdgB/HAM1 family non-canonical purine NTP pyrophosphatase, producing the protein MHLLIATSNPGKFREIREGLAPLGWTLFSLLDYPFKLPPEEGSTFEDNAVLKAAFAAKHSGLPTLADDSGLEVAALGGEPGVYSARYGNKSTDTERNVYLLERLKGVPRAERKARFVAVLVMAYPDGYMELYRGETEGEILEAPRGEWGFGYDPLFYLPEAGKTFAEMTLEEKAAYSHRGKALRQLLEAHKLGRARKEQPLQE